The following are encoded together in the Mesoterricola sediminis genome:
- a CDS encoding GNAT family N-acetyltransferase: protein MDYLFYLREGPGAAPGPETGLEVEVWRPTLLRPLRAGLPLLPFAAWSAFHFARVFATRDYRVLLLAGPEGPVHRTCLLPAHFRFPFMVPGDLQAAALWTRGDLRGRGIALAGLRAALATVGEHRVWYMVREDNLPSIRLAEKAGFAFHARGGRRRGALAGLLDRFELQA from the coding sequence ATGGACTACCTCTTCTACCTGCGCGAGGGCCCCGGGGCGGCCCCGGGCCCGGAAACGGGCCTGGAGGTGGAGGTCTGGCGCCCCACCCTGCTCCGGCCCCTCCGGGCCGGACTGCCCCTGCTGCCCTTCGCCGCCTGGAGCGCCTTCCATTTCGCCCGGGTCTTCGCCACCCGGGACTACCGGGTCCTCCTCCTGGCCGGGCCCGAGGGGCCCGTGCACCGCACCTGTCTCCTCCCCGCCCATTTCCGCTTCCCCTTCATGGTTCCCGGGGACCTCCAGGCCGCCGCCCTGTGGACCCGGGGGGACCTGCGGGGTCGGGGCATCGCCCTGGCCGGGCTGAGGGCGGCCCTGGCCACCGTGGGGGAGCATCGGGTCTGGTACATGGTCCGGGAGGACAACCTGCCGTCCATCAGGCTGGCGGAAAAGGCCGGGTTCGCCTTCCACGCCCGGGGCGGCCGGAGGCGGGGCGCCCTGGCGGGGCTTCTGGATCGCTTCGAGCTCCAGGCCTGA
- a CDS encoding S46 family peptidase translates to MRLRTPLLSLLALALALPGRAEEGMWTFDNLPLKQLKEKYQFEPGQAWIDHVRLSSLSLGGCSGSFVSAEGLVLTNHHCTRGSIARLSSKDRDMIKDGFVAMDRSQEIKMPGLTYRTLMAMENVTERVAQAVKPGMTEKQAAEARAKALDALKSQLEKKQGLTFETVNLYQGGETWMYGYKLFKDVRLVAAPEIALAAFGGDWDNFTYPRHDLDFSLVRVYEDGKPYNPPHHLTWSTEGLQAGDLTFVVGHPGRTYRQYTLAQMTYDRTAGIPDYLKNARRTVALLEAFGQRGPEQARQVQTLILGVTNGLKNREGALKGLQDAAAMKRIEAAEQALRAAVAQDPRLQASTGGSWARIEKALKDQEALRKPAAHLGAARSTTLGQALAIVRLGDQLALPEAKRLTEYRGENSLKTLRARLSGPAAGMMGMTPGKDLEIHLFTCGLEDLVQALGASHPYVKAMLGGRKPAELAKELVETTQLGNPATRKALVEGGQKAVAASPDPMIILARKLEPMLLALRLKQDALKAVIDEHAARIAKARFAVYGKTLSPDATGTLRVSYGTVSAYPANGTLIQPFTTFAGLYDRHWGWGGNAGKANTDWKLPQRWLDRMSQVDLKTPFNFAHAVDTVGGNSGSPVVNRKGELVGLLFDGNIDGLPGSYFYDERVNRSVSVDVRSILEALGKVYDAPHLVKELLAR, encoded by the coding sequence ATGCGCCTGCGCACCCCCCTCCTGTCCCTGCTGGCCCTCGCGCTGGCCCTGCCCGGCCGCGCCGAGGAGGGCATGTGGACGTTCGACAACCTGCCCCTGAAGCAGCTCAAGGAGAAGTACCAGTTCGAACCGGGCCAGGCCTGGATCGACCACGTGCGCCTGTCCTCCCTCAGCCTGGGCGGCTGTTCTGGCTCCTTCGTGAGCGCCGAGGGGCTCGTCCTCACCAACCATCACTGCACCCGCGGTTCCATCGCCCGCCTTTCCAGCAAGGACCGGGACATGATCAAGGACGGCTTCGTGGCCATGGACCGGAGCCAGGAGATCAAGATGCCCGGCCTGACCTACCGGACCCTCATGGCCATGGAGAACGTCACGGAGCGGGTGGCCCAGGCCGTGAAGCCGGGCATGACGGAAAAGCAGGCCGCCGAAGCCCGGGCCAAGGCCCTGGACGCCCTCAAATCCCAGCTCGAGAAGAAGCAAGGACTCACCTTCGAGACCGTGAACCTCTACCAGGGCGGCGAGACCTGGATGTACGGCTACAAGCTGTTCAAGGACGTGCGGCTGGTGGCGGCCCCCGAGATCGCCCTCGCGGCCTTCGGCGGCGACTGGGACAACTTCACCTACCCCCGCCACGACCTGGACTTCAGCCTGGTGCGGGTGTACGAGGACGGCAAGCCCTACAACCCGCCCCACCACCTGACGTGGAGCACCGAGGGCCTCCAGGCCGGCGATCTCACCTTCGTGGTGGGCCACCCCGGCCGCACCTACCGCCAGTACACCCTGGCCCAGATGACCTACGACCGCACGGCCGGAATCCCCGATTACCTGAAGAACGCCCGGCGCACCGTGGCGCTCCTGGAGGCCTTCGGACAGCGCGGCCCCGAGCAGGCCCGCCAGGTCCAGACCCTGATCCTGGGCGTGACCAACGGCCTCAAGAACCGGGAGGGGGCCCTGAAGGGCCTCCAGGACGCCGCCGCCATGAAGCGGATCGAGGCCGCCGAGCAGGCCCTGCGGGCCGCGGTCGCCCAGGACCCCCGGCTGCAGGCCAGCACCGGCGGCAGTTGGGCCCGCATCGAGAAGGCGCTCAAGGACCAGGAGGCCCTGCGCAAGCCCGCCGCCCACCTCGGCGCCGCCCGGTCCACCACCCTGGGCCAGGCCCTGGCCATCGTCCGCCTCGGCGATCAGTTGGCCCTTCCCGAAGCCAAGCGGCTCACCGAGTACCGGGGCGAGAACAGCCTCAAGACCCTGCGCGCCCGCCTCTCGGGCCCGGCCGCGGGCATGATGGGGATGACCCCCGGCAAGGACCTGGAGATCCATCTCTTCACCTGCGGCCTGGAGGATCTGGTCCAGGCCCTGGGCGCCTCGCATCCCTACGTGAAGGCCATGCTGGGCGGCCGCAAGCCCGCCGAGCTGGCCAAGGAGCTGGTGGAGACCACCCAGCTGGGGAATCCAGCGACCCGCAAGGCCCTGGTGGAGGGCGGCCAGAAGGCGGTCGCCGCCAGCCCCGATCCCATGATCATCCTGGCCCGCAAGCTCGAGCCCATGCTCCTGGCCCTGCGCCTGAAGCAGGATGCCCTCAAGGCGGTGATCGATGAGCACGCCGCCCGGATCGCCAAGGCCCGCTTCGCCGTCTACGGCAAGACCCTCTCCCCGGACGCCACGGGTACCCTGCGGGTGAGCTACGGCACGGTTTCCGCCTACCCCGCCAATGGCACCCTGATCCAGCCCTTCACGACCTTCGCCGGCCTCTACGACCGCCACTGGGGCTGGGGGGGCAACGCCGGCAAGGCCAACACCGACTGGAAGCTCCCCCAGCGCTGGCTGGACCGGATGAGCCAGGTGGACCTGAAGACCCCCTTCAACTTCGCCCACGCGGTGGACACGGTGGGCGGCAACTCCGGCAGCCCCGTGGTGAACCGCAAGGGCGAACTGGTGGGCCTCCTCTTCGATGGCAACATCGACGGCCTGCCGGGCAGCTACTTCTATGACGAGCGGGTGAACCGCAGCGTGTCCGTGGACGTCCGTTCCATCCTGGAGGCCCTGGGCAAGGTCTACGACGCCCCCCACCTCGTGAAGGAGCTCCTCGCCAGGTAG
- a CDS encoding DUF493 family protein, giving the protein MTTCPRPEQTFPQRVPFKIIGRGADMDPAAMAALIQTHLGPQPEADRAHGTAAKGAYTSYTFWVTLPHADAEAPLRAALQGLPGVVMQL; this is encoded by the coding sequence CCCGCCCCGAGCAGACCTTCCCCCAGCGGGTTCCCTTCAAGATCATCGGCCGCGGCGCCGACATGGATCCGGCGGCCATGGCCGCCCTCATCCAGACCCACCTGGGCCCCCAGCCCGAGGCCGACCGCGCCCACGGCACCGCCGCCAAAGGCGCCTACACCAGCTACACCTTCTGGGTCACCCTGCCCCACGCCGACGCCGAGGCCCCCCTCCGGGCCGCCCTCCAGGGCCTCCCCGGCGTGGTGATGCAGCTCTGA